One window of Tepidanaerobacter acetatoxydans Re1 genomic DNA carries:
- a CDS encoding TnsD family Tn7-like transposition protein, whose translation MRSGNIKEIHNFEDLFGTRNCIATMELPTQLDALIENMPVNSKYTVEYFVYKHTLFPFLAAFIPEERANKIIKTMRNGEGAVSYMSLGLVTSSVTLNRYFRFCPECFKEDIERFGEPYWHRSHQITGVFVCAKHKIPLYNSTELIRGGNRQRFIGASHANCIVEKEISFPSDLMEKMLWLAEDAEILLNNQIGFKEHDWFKNQFRVKLIEKGYARMNNYIHQKKLKEDFIEFYDYEYLKLVQSSLPDKSGGWLSDMVRKNDRTTYAIRYLLLTRFLEIPVVELFNTKLGFNDDNESNIDAYQELWDQRLIELS comes from the coding sequence ATGCGGAGTGGGAATATAAAGGAAATACATAATTTTGAAGATTTATTTGGGACAAGGAATTGCATAGCAACTATGGAATTGCCTACACAATTAGATGCATTAATTGAAAATATGCCTGTAAACTCAAAATACACAGTAGAATATTTTGTCTATAAACATACCTTATTTCCCTTTCTTGCAGCATTTATTCCAGAGGAACGTGCTAACAAAATAATTAAAACTATGAGAAATGGTGAAGGTGCTGTTTCTTACATGAGTTTGGGCCTTGTTACGAGTTCCGTTACTTTAAATCGGTACTTTCGATTTTGTCCTGAGTGTTTTAAAGAGGATATAGAAAGATTTGGAGAACCATACTGGCATAGAAGCCATCAAATTACAGGGGTATTTGTATGTGCAAAACATAAAATACCCCTTTATAATAGTACGGAACTTATAAGGGGAGGAAATAGACAAAGATTTATTGGTGCATCTCATGCGAATTGTATAGTAGAAAAAGAAATAAGTTTTCCAAGCGATTTAATGGAAAAGATGCTTTGGCTGGCAGAAGATGCAGAAATACTTTTAAACAATCAAATTGGATTTAAAGAACATGATTGGTTTAAGAATCAATTCCGGGTAAAATTAATTGAAAAAGGATATGCAAGGATGAACAATTATATTCATCAGAAGAAATTAAAAGAAGATTTTATAGAATTTTATGACTATGAATATCTGAAACTTGTTCAGTCTTCTCTACCTGATAAAAGCGGAGGCTGGCTATCTGATATGGTAAGAAAAAATGATAGAACAACTTACGCAATAAGGTACTTGCTATTAACGAGATTTCTTGAAATACCTGTCGTTGAATTATTTAATACAAAACTTGGCTTTAATGATGATAATGAAAGTAATATTGATGCTTATCAAGAACTGTGGGACCAGAGATTAATAGAACTTTCATAG
- a CDS encoding TnsD family Tn7-like transposition protein has translation MREIADILKSSTKTIRKAIDRLGIEPLFWKFNGGGKYIYKKYTDTEEFKVKREEYRKKWIELHVQYPDRSSNQIRRNNDGLYSWLKKYDSEWLKQNYRRVKTVVNPVDWNKRDAELLPLVREVVSEMKEGKPKRITWTTIGSKLGISGWLSKRKEKLPLTKAYIESELESLEEYHIRKIKLAIEELERQGKEITLWNLAETAGVKPRYMKVISKEIRDTLREKGYNYIFSNKQL, from the coding sequence ATACGGGAAATAGCAGATATACTAAAGTCTTCCACGAAAACTATTAGAAAAGCGATTGATAGGTTAGGTATAGAGCCATTATTTTGGAAATTCAATGGTGGCGGAAAATACATTTATAAGAAATATACTGATACCGAAGAATTTAAAGTAAAAAGAGAAGAGTATAGAAAAAAATGGATTGAACTTCATGTTCAATATCCTGATAGAAGTAGTAACCAAATTAGAAGAAATAACGATGGATTGTATTCTTGGCTGAAAAAATATGATAGTGAATGGTTGAAACAAAACTATCGCAGGGTAAAAACAGTAGTTAATCCTGTTGATTGGAATAAAAGAGATGCTGAACTACTACCATTGGTAAGAGAAGTTGTAAGTGAAATGAAAGAAGGCAAGCCTAAAAGAATCACTTGGACAACCATAGGTAGTAAATTAGGGATTAGTGGATGGCTTTCTAAAAGGAAAGAGAAACTTCCACTGACAAAGGCATATATAGAGTCAGAACTAGAAAGCCTAGAAGAATATCATATAAGAAAGATTAAATTGGCAATTGAAGAATTAGAAAGGCAGGGAAAGGAGATAACATTATGGAATTTGGCAGAAACAGCAGGAGTTAAGCCAAGGTATATGAAAGTAATTTCTAAAGAAATACGGGATACATTAAGGGAGAAAGGATATAATTACATCTTTAGCAATAAACAACTTTAA
- the recR gene encoding recombination mediator RecR has translation MAYYAEPLDRLIGELSRLPGIGPKTAQRLAFYILKMSKDRVESLADAILQAKELITYCSICGNFTDVDPCSICQTPYRDKNTIMVVEDPKDIVAMEKTRDYKGLYHVLHGAISPLEGIGPDDIKIKELLARITPEIKEIILATNPNVEGEATAMYLAKLLKPLDVKVTRIAYGIPMGGDLEYADEVTLTKALEGRQKI, from the coding sequence ATGGCTTATTATGCAGAGCCGCTGGATCGCCTAATCGGCGAACTTTCCCGCCTGCCGGGTATAGGCCCCAAAACAGCCCAGCGCCTTGCCTTCTATATTCTAAAAATGTCCAAAGACCGTGTGGAAAGCCTTGCAGATGCTATTTTGCAAGCTAAAGAATTAATTACCTACTGTTCGATTTGCGGAAATTTTACTGATGTGGACCCGTGCAGTATATGTCAAACACCCTACCGGGATAAAAATACAATTATGGTAGTGGAGGATCCTAAAGACATAGTAGCTATGGAAAAGACCAGAGATTATAAAGGTCTTTACCATGTGCTCCATGGAGCCATATCTCCCCTGGAAGGCATAGGCCCCGACGACATCAAGATTAAAGAACTATTGGCAAGGATAACACCGGAAATAAAAGAAATCATCCTTGCTACAAATCCCAATGTGGAAGGCGAAGCTACCGCCATGTACCTGGCCAAGTTACTCAAACCCCTTGACGTAAAGGTTACCCGCATAGCTTACGGAATTCCCATGGGCGGAGACCTAGAATATGCCGACGAAGTAACACTGACAAAAGCCCTAGAAGGCCGCCAGAAGATTTAA
- a CDS encoding YbaB/EbfC family nucleoid-associated protein: protein MGNMNKLMKQVQKMQQDMAKLQDELQERTVEATAGGGVVKVVASGKKQIVSIEISPEVVDPDDVEMLQDLVMAATNEALQKAEDMVAEEMGKLTGGLNMPGLF, encoded by the coding sequence ATGGGAAATATGAATAAACTTATGAAACAGGTTCAAAAGATGCAGCAGGATATGGCAAAACTTCAAGATGAGCTTCAGGAAAGAACAGTTGAAGCCACTGCAGGTGGTGGGGTGGTTAAAGTTGTAGCCAGCGGAAAAAAACAGATTGTAAGCATCGAGATAAGCCCAGAAGTCGTGGATCCTGACGATGTAGAGATGCTGCAGGACCTTGTAATGGCAGCGACCAACGAAGCACTGCAGAAAGCTGAAGATATGGTGGCTGAAGAAATGGGCAAGCTTACCGGCGGGCTAAATATGCCAGGTCTTTTTTAG